The DNA sequence TTCATCTTTCAGCTTCTTTCTTTCCGTCAATCCCTTCTCCCCATAAAGGCTATAAAAAAACTGAAGTTTGTTTTATGCAGTTTCACTATCTTTTGCGTATTGCCGACTTGCCGTATTCTCTAAATATTTTAGGAGTTAGCTTGTAATATTGaacaactttttgtttttttcctgTTTGTTTGTGACTTTGTGTCCGGGGATTTGGTTTGATTGTTCGAAAGTCAATTAACACATAGTACTCTTTCTTGCTTAAATTAGTAGATCTTAAGTCTTAATGATGGCATATGTGAAAATTGACGAATATTCTGTTGGAAGGCTAAACGTTTATCAAGGTTTGTAGATTGTGGCTGGTTTGCATTTTTATAATGGCAGTCATGTCTGATCACTGATTATTTTAGTATACAAGGTTGATTTACTTTCTGAGGAAGCTTATGTATTGCAGAAATATTAATGAAGATTGTCCAATGGATGCTGAGACATCGAATGGACACCATCAGGGCTCTGTTGACATTCTCCCTGCCATGAATGCTAATGTGATTGCTCTAAACCTAAAATTGCTTTTCTGTCTATTATAAAATTCAAGTTTACTTGTAGTATTATGATAAATTTCAGTAATTTTACCAGTTTACGTTAAGATTCTGATTTTCAATCAAGAGTCCCATGATCTCACCCATTAATATCTATATTGTGTATGAAATTGTATCACAAGCTGGGGATGTGCATGCTTAGTATATTGGAATATAGAGTACTGACACCACTGGATTCCATCTTACACAGATGCCTGCAACTACCACTCGCTCGCCGGCCGCTCGGGCTCCGCGTTTCAAGTTTGTTATCCTAACCATATCCTCTGCTCCACCGGGAGCCTGGCCCCTTCTTCTATCTTATCTACTGCCTTGCTCCTCGGCTCCATACTGCTTCAGCGCTTCCGAAACGAAGGGGACTAAACAGGAACAAGAGGGATCCACCGAAGAAGATCCTTCTCCTTCCCTGATTCGTACTAAATAACGAGCTAACGAATCCCCTTCCTTTTGCCATTGAACTCCCCAATCAAATTCATCGTAAGACTCGTAATGATCAACCTTCCGAAGATCCCATTGTATTCCGGAAGCTCGTAGCATTGGTCCTGATAAACCCCAATTTATTGCCTCCTCTCCGCCAATAATGCCCACTCCCCTAAGGCTTGCTTGGCATAATCCGATTTGGTCCCTTAGTGGTAGAACCTGGTGAACCGGACTTTGATAATAAGGCATTCGATGCAGGTACATTGGGCATATTGGCGGGTCTATTCCATCTTAGCGTCCGCCTGCCCCAACGTCTATACCACGAGCCTCTTCTTGATTCTCGTTCAATCACGGCGGGGGAGcaaatcaaaatagaaaaactCCCATTGGGTTTAGGGATAATCAGGCTCGAACTGATGATTTTATCTACTTATTCCTTCTTTATTCCTTTATCTAAACTTTTTTCAGCTATAAAGTGCCAATCCAACACAAGCGGAATATTTACGGAATCTCCATGAATAGGACCAAACCTTATTCCATGGTATTTACTGTTATTTCGTACtgtacaattcttttctttgtgGTATCGGTTTACCACTAGAGGTAATGAGAATAATTATAGAATGGATTGCTACCTATGCCTAGATCGCGGATAAATGGAAATTTTATTGATAAGACCTTTCCAATTATAGCCAATATCTTATTACGAATAATTCCGACAACTTCAGGAGAACCAACATGTTAACTAATCGATTACGATAAATTGGATTGGATTTTGCAGTTTTTTCTTCTGCAGTACCTCGACGTGACATGAGCGTGAAGGGGGTTCAAGAatccgttttatttttttataagggCTGGAAAGAAGGCCCCTTTactttaattttgtttaaaagaGTCCTTTTTTTTATTCCCGTGGCCTGGGCTGGTAAATACCTAGCGGGGCCTTTTTTTGTTCCACCAAATCCTAGATAAAGCTTTTTTCCATTCTTATAGTTATAGATGCTACAACAAAACTTCGTAAGAAAATATCTCGAGAAATCTATGAAGATAGAATTAAGTCTCAACGAGAGAATCGGTGTTTTACAACCAATCACAAATTGAAGGTCGGGCGTAGAATTCATACCGGAAATTACGATCGGACCCAACATGCATTTTTTGTGCATTGGGCTCTTTCATGACTAATTATCGCTTATTCGCAAAATACCTTCAAGTAATACAAACCCATTGCTGCCTGCTTTATTTATAGCATCTAGAATGTGAGAGTGTGTTTTCATATAACTTGACTCTTGCTCTACAGCATAGCAATAACACATTTTCAATTTAATGGTAGAAGCATTGTGTTGAGGGTTGAATAAGAGACATGACCTTGCTATTTTGCTTCTTTTACTGACAAGGGACAActgattaatattttgttcaatttttttttactttttttctgTTTATCAGGGTGTTGATGATGGATTGCCTACCGATGATCTCTTTCATCAGCAGGTACCCTTCATTTCTCTGCGTGGCCCTATGTGTAATTCATAGAAATTTCAGTTGAACCTGGTTGACTTGATAATGGAACCAACATCAAGCTCGACCAAAGCTCAGCTTAAACTGGCATAAACAGTATTTTTAGACCGGATCTAAATGTGATCGAATTCTTTTCCAAAAGAACTGAATAATTCCAAGTTTGTGATAAGATTATTCACATGCACATTGGGGGGATGGAAACTTGTATTATAAGAGGATCTATCAGCTATTTGGGCCTGCTTGCACTGTTTTTACCTGCAACATTTTGACACGAGGCTGcactatattataaatataatttcaactgataaatatatacaagattAGAAAATATTATGCCTGTATAGAAAAGaatagatgatataatttttctgCTTATGAATAGCAATTTTACGAATTTAACTAAGAACAAATGACTCATATCATATCGAACTTGTTCTATTATTGAAATCTTATATGGCCTTTTCAAACTTGAAACGAGCCTCATCCCTACAAAGATGGCTCAAGTGTTTGACAACTAGaaaagggttttttttttttttggcactaAATGCTAGTTTCTCTGTATATCTAGGCTGTTGAATATAGCAAATTAGTTGCGACTCTGAGGCCAGATGAACCAGAAGACGTGATTGTTTATGCTTGCCAGAAATTAGCAGCTTTCTTTCACGAACGTCCTGAGCAAAAGTTTGTTTTCCTTACCCAGCACAGTTTCCTTTCACTAGTGGAGTTATTCGAGATTTCCGAAAACCGTGTATGTTATTCTTTGAGGCTTTTGCAGTAATCACAAGTCAAAACCTAGTTATTATTGTAATTTTCCagctttaataataattttttgcaaACAGGTCGTATGCTCAGTACTTCAAGTTTTAAATGTGATTATCAGGGACAATACTGACATCCAGGAAAACGCTTGTCTAGCAGGCCTGGTAAGTTGTGGGTAATATTTCTGGTCTCATGCTTGACACTATGAGTCTATGATGAGTGACATGGAAACCCAGTGTTGTAAGTTGGGTTATTTTGAGTGTATTGCATAATGAATTAACATTCTAGAATTGCACAATATAGGGAATTCTTAATTGTAGTCAACTCTACAAAATGGTGCGCACAGAATAGACTCCGTAGTCAATTAGTGTGACAGTTTttctggataaaaattatttgaacaaGGAAGAGTAGCAAACTATGTTTCAGTAGTATATAGATTTTAACTAGACACCCTTCCAAGTTTGTACTATTCTTAATTGGATGATTATTGCAGATTCCATCAATCATGAGCTTTGCTGTACCTGATCGCCCTTACGAAGTTCGTAGAGAAGCAGCTTATTTCTTGAATCAACTTTGTCACTCGAGGTATATAAATACTTGCTCTTGATTCCTGAGCATAATCATCATACCTACGTAGTAAGAATTCAAATTGACTGCTTCTTTATACAGCTCCTTGACTTTGCATATGTTTATTGCTTGCGGTGGTATTTCGGTTCTTGTGGGCTTTCTTGAGGCTGACTACTCTAAGCACAGGTTTGTGCTTCACGTGACATGCCAAATGTTTGTTTTTAGTTCAATATTTCATGTAATTCTTGTAGGACAGAATGTGAAAATTGCCACTTTCTATGCCAATTTATATGTTGtacttgaaaatgaagataaaGACTGTTAATTGCTAGATTTTCCTGAATTAAACACAGAGCACTCTCAGCACAACTTCTAAAAAATATTGAAGAATCCAGAGAAGGAAATATGAAATTTACTACCAATGTCGGAGGGATCGAATAGCATCATATTATCAGTGGCATAGAATCCAGTGACCCAGGATAAGTAAATTTTGATGGCTGAATAAATTTAGTAGTGATAGCAGCCAGCTGCTTCTAGGAGTTTGGTCTTATAAGAGTTACTTTAACTTGAAATTTACTTGGCCAGCGCAAGGAAAATAAATTAGTAGTGATAGCAGCCAACTGCTTTCAGGAGTCTGGTCTTATAAGAGTTGCCTTAACTTGAATTTTACTTGGCCAGCGCGAGGAAAATCCTTCTAGCAATTGGAGTTTCAAATGAGAAAGGGAAATATTCAAGTTCCGTACAATTCTAGTATATTTCAGCAATTAATAAATTAGATTTGTTAAAATAATCTTTAGGTAAAAAACTGATATAATAGTTCAAAAGTAAATAGAGCGCTTAGTTTGAGGGCTTCACTATATATCAATTTCTATTATGTGGCTGGATTAGCAAAAGTTTctatgttgtatatatatatagtgtatTGTGCACCATTGTTTTCAGTCTCTTTGTCAAGTCATCTTTTACAGATTTTTTGCATGATAATGCATTATCAAAGTTCTTTAGCAAGTCAAACTCCTTATACATGCTTTTACCTGTAATTATATTGGTACTAAGTTACCCGGACTCGGctaaaagtgtccaacatggatacgtgtccgagtgtcggactcggcaataatttgaaaattttacgtgtttttggcttaaaataagtgtcggagtgtccgtacccatgtccgagtgtcgagtgtccgacacgggtactcgggacaaaatgaagagtccgggtaacatagtaTTGGTATATAATTCAAGAATCAATGACATGCAGGGAAGTGATTCATCTTGCAATTGACGGACTGTGGCAAGTATTTAAGCTTCAGTCGCGGACTCCTAGGGATGATTGTTGTCACATAGCTGCAAAGAAAGGATTGTTACCTAGGCTTATCAACGCCCTGTGTAGTTTGAATGAAGCAACTCAACTGGCTTCCATTTCTAATGGAGGTGGGTTACCTTCTGATGCTGTAGTTCTCCAACCAATGTCTGCTGACCCTAGAAATTCTTGGAGTCCTACGTCACCTGGATTATTTTCCCATATGGATTCACCTGGGCATGCAGATCTTTCCAGGAAATGTATTGAAATGGGGGCTGGCTTGTTTCTGCTGTTTTCTGAATCTGACACAACTGTAAAGTCCTACATGTGTAGTCAAAGCATTCTCAGCCGTGTTTTCCAGATGTTTAATAAGTTAGAACCCGTTGTTCTTTTGAAGGTACCTAATACCTTTATGGCTAGCTCTGTCTAACTTTCTTTAGCTAAATCTCTCTCTTGACCACACTAATTCTTTTGTCACTTTTGCTTATAATATTCAACAGCTGCTGAAATGCATAAATCATCTGTCAACCGACCCACACTGTTTAGATAATCTTCAGAGGGCAGAAGCAATCAGACATTTGATCCCAAACCTTGATCTCAAAGAAGATGAAGGTCCTCTTGTCAGCCACATCCACTACGAGGTCAGTGTTTCAAACATGTTTGTTCCATTGCAGAACTGTTTATCAGCCTGCTATTTCATATAGCAGCAAACCTCACTATTTTTTTATGCTATACTAAACCAACCATTAATACATGGCCTTAGAGCATCAGTTTCAGTATCTGACTTGGACATTGGGTTAGAATTGATCTTAACATGTAATGCTTACCTAGGATCTCAAAACGActatagataattttttttggtaattttgTTTCTAGTGAGAGCTTGAGCATGTTTGGGGGTAGGGGACGTGTGACCTACAAATGGGATTAAGTACTGATCATCAGGAACCTTTAATCGGCTAACATATTGTATTAACTTGACTAGTAAGGACTTCTGAGTGATGAGGTCCCTCAATTATATGTCATCTCTCATAGGTGATTTCTGAACAGTTACAGTGCCCGACTCAAACATTGTATTAGAATTTATCTTAGCATCCAATGCTTGACTAGGATCTCAAATTGActataaacatattttttaagtGATTTTTTCTAGTGAGAGCTTGAACATGTTTAGCAGTAGGGGACGGGTGACCTACAAATAGGAGTTGAGTACTGATCATCAGGAACCTATAATCAGCTAAAcatgataaattaatttaactagAAAGGATTTTCGAGTAATGAGGTCCCTAATTTTTATGCATTCTGATCTCTTATAGGTGATTTTTGAATAGATGCATTTTTTGGAATAAATTATCTAAACTACAATTTGTATTTATCCTAGAATCAGATTAGTTATTTtctaaagaaataaaattatttttcctcaAGGATATACGTCTGCAAGTTTAACTTATGTTTTAAGTCAATATCTATTTCATCCAAGACACAAATTAAGGAGTTATAGTTCTATTGACCAAACGACATTAATTAGGTCTTAATAtaggatatttttatttattttcaaatttttatcgcAAGGGGTGTTCCCAAAAGATAATGGCATAAACTGACAGTTTTTTCTTTGCAAATTTAGTCTGGTACACTTGGTTACCTTTTCACATGGTACCACAGTATGTGAAGTTTTAACGTGCCTAGaaatggaagaaaaggatcctTTCTTGCAAGTGCTTGCCAATGTCAACTTCAAGTATAACTGCCTGATATTCATGTAGTACAGCAGaaaataatatttgacttaATGGATTGAGAACAGTAGGCTGTAGAAACCTTCctaaataagaatataaatGTCTAGTATGACGTGGTCTATGTTTTTACAGTGTGTTTATACCAAGATATAACTTGATGCTCATTCTCTTGAATTTGTGCTGGATTGTGTTAAATACAGATTATCGGTAACTAATGTACATATCAAGATGCTAAGAAATTTGATATTATTGAAATTTGTATTCGTCCCAGTGCATGTGGATAAAATTTGAAGATCATTTTGTGCTATGGCATTGATTACATTAATTGTCCAGTTTTAAAAGTAAAGCATTACCGCTATCTTTCTcactttatttattttctgaAGGTCCTCAATGCGCTAATTAATCTTTGCAAAATAAATAAGAGGAGACAGGAACAAGCAGCAGAAAATGGAATAATTCCACATCTGGTGCATTATATCATGTCAGGCTCCCCTTTAAAAGAATATGCATTGCCTCTGCTTTTTGATATGGCTCATGCATCACCTACCTCAAGGGAACAGTTGAGGGCTCATGGAGGATTGGATGTTTACCTGAGCCTACTTGAAGATGACATTTGGTCAGTTACGGCATTAGATTCTATTGCTCTTTGTCTGGCACATGATAATGACAAGAAAAAAGTAGAGCAAGCTATGTTGAGAAAGGATGCTGTTCAGAAGTTGGTCAATTTTTTTCAGTCCTGTCCAGCACAGCATTTTGTACAGATACTGGAGCCTTTGTTGAAGATTGTTACGTATGTCCTATTCAATCTGTGCCACTTAAAACTATGACTCGGTTTCATTCCTTGCCATGCTGACCTAGAATCTATGAATATGATGGAGAACAATcctaatatattactatatgtaaCACTTTTTAGCAAGGACGGTGGTTCCGATAATCTGAAGTTGGTCTCAAATTTGTTAGTTTAATCTTTAGCCCGTTTTTATTGTTTAAGCTTTATGTGCATAAATGGTTAGGAATCGGTGGTATTTGTGGAAATCTTAATTGATGCTGTATTAGATCGGTGAACTTCCCTGCATTCATTAATAATAAGAAGTTACGCTCCAgtggatttttttattataggtCCAGGATCCAATGCTTAAATGTATTTGTCTTTCATGTGTATTTGTATATCTTCGTGGTTTTTATGACCCAATTTGTAGCTCAAATATTTAAGTTCACTATTTTCTCCATTCCAGGAAATCGTCCCGAATAACCAAGTTGGTTGTACCTGGCTTAATGCCGTTACTCATTTCAAGGCTCGATCATTGTGATGCTATGGAACGTTTAAACTTGCTCAAACTAATAAAGGTTGGaacttaatattattattatttataagtattgtTGGTTTAATCTGTAGTGGGGCACTAGTTATTTAGCAGCCTCGCAAATATATTTTCAGTGTTTGGTATTTGGTATTGTGATCTCTCGttctctttttcatttttagaTTATGGTAATGAACTTGGTGATCATATACTTGCTTCTCAAAACTGGCTGTCTTTTTCTGTTTTATATTTCATCCCTAAATTTTGAGTTTTAATCCAATTGAGTTGACCACAGAACTAACTAGGAAGATTAAAGAACTATTAGTGCTTCCAATTGTTTCATTTCTAGTGACATTGAGAGTATTTATGGTGGCTATATTTCTGTTACTTAATTTGTTACTCTAGTGTATTTGTCGTCCGTAAATAATTAACTAAGGGAGTCTACTTGAATGGTTAGCTGAAGCAACATTGCCATCTATATTTATTAAGTTTCTGAGCTGTTCTGTATAAAGTTCAAAGCGCTGAGTATAAAGATCCTGCATCACCTTTTTGGGGTgccccatccaattctttatattataaaacttaccatatatagtcaatgggtcccaccacttctccacttttcctCCCTTTCCACGCTACTTTTACTCCAATATctcccttttatacattaaaaatcaatgggtcccaccacttcactcacttttctttctctttccacTATTCTATACATAGTTCCTAACCTCCATGCCCAAACCAAACTTAAAGAATAATTGGccaggacggagggagtaataaaatataaatagagagcaagtataaagagtagTATTGGAGTTGTCACAATATTCGATGTACTTGCTAGgagtcatatattatattaaagaatGATTCAGGAGCTGATTGGAGATGTTCTGACACCTTAAGGTTTGATGGACCGGTTACTTAACAGCTACAGATACATCACATATATACTAAGCTCACAATGTATTTAAAATTGTAGTCAGTCAATGTGCTTTTGACTATTCCATTAAGTACATATTGGTTCCAGATCTCTATGTCTAAAATGACATTCTTATAAAATAAGGTCAGGTAAGAACATTGTCTAATCTAGAGTGGACTAACTTCAGCATTAGAAAAGAACCTCAATCTTGTGTGACTATTAGGATTATGTTTActgataatttttattcctAATTCAGGCTGTATACGAGCACCATCCACATCCAAAGCAATTGATTTTGGACAATAACTTGCCTGAAAAGCTTCAGAATCTTATTGAGGAGCGTCAAGATGCACAGACTTCCGGTGGACATGTTTTGGTGAAGCAGATGGCCACATCGTTGCTCAAGGCACTCCATGTCAACACGATTTTGTAAACACCTTAATACAAT is a window from the Daucus carota subsp. sativus chromosome 8, DH1 v3.0, whole genome shotgun sequence genome containing:
- the LOC108199983 gene encoding MAP3K epsilon protein kinase 1; the protein is MLDPTHTHSSLALSLSLSLVSLSNSPGSLIFRSPETFACYICVKMSRVLASQASQKPKVVIGDKYMLGDEIGRGAHGRVYKALNLENGQFVAVKQVSLENIKDEELKNIMNEIDLLKNLDHKNIVQYLGSSKTESHLHIILEYVENGSLANIIKSNNFGPLSESLVAVYIAQVLEGLVYLHEQGVIHRDIKGANILTTKEGRVKLADFGVATKLTEANINEPSYTGTAYWMAPEVVNTPGVCVASDIWSVGCTVIELLTGSPPYSGYDPWPALWQIAQVKQPPIPDSLSPAVTDFVHQCFKEDHRQRVDAKTLLSHPWILRSRPGVDSSLCHSRPSRNINEDCPMDAETSNGHHQGSVDILPAMNANGVDDGLPTDDLFHQQAVEYSKLVATLRPDEPEDVIVYACQKLAAFFHERPEQKFVFLTQHSFLSLVELFEISENRVVCSVLQVLNVIIRDNTDIQENACLAGLIPSIMSFAVPDRPYEVRREAAYFLNQLCHSSSLTLHMFIACGGISVLVGFLEADYSKHREVIHLAIDGLWQVFKLQSRTPRDDCCHIAAKKGLLPRLINALCSLNEATQLASISNGGGLPSDAVVLQPMSADPRNSWSPTSPGLFSHMDSPGHADLSRKCIEMGAGLFLLFSESDTTVKSYMCSQSILSRVFQMFNKLEPVVLLKLLKCINHLSTDPHCLDNLQRAEAIRHLIPNLDLKEDEGPLVSHIHYEVLNALINLCKINKRRQEQAAENGIIPHLVHYIMSGSPLKEYALPLLFDMAHASPTSREQLRAHGGLDVYLSLLEDDIWSVTALDSIALCLAHDNDKKKVEQAMLRKDAVQKLVNFFQSCPAQHFVQILEPLLKIVTKSSRITKLVVPGLMPLLISRLDHCDAMERLNLLKLIKAVYEHHPHPKQLILDNNLPEKLQNLIEERQDAQTSGGHVLVKQMATSLLKALHVNTIL